A genomic window from Anthocerotibacter panamensis C109 includes:
- a CDS encoding DUF948 domain-containing protein: protein MSNPQFWLGLTTGLLAAALLLLLVALVPFLQQLQRTATAAERLISLLERELPPILGNVRDTTGEIKEVSSELDDGLKKVNQAANTVGSGVTMIRQQAGSLGTTARAFLVGASTAWKVFTKSK from the coding sequence GTGAGTAATCCCCAATTCTGGTTGGGTTTGACCACGGGTCTTCTCGCTGCGGCTTTGCTGCTGCTGCTGGTCGCCCTTGTGCCCTTCCTACAACAACTCCAGCGCACCGCCACCGCCGCCGAACGCCTCATCAGCCTCCTAGAGCGCGAACTCCCGCCCATCCTCGGCAATGTCCGCGACACCACCGGGGAGATTAAAGAAGTCTCCTCCGAACTCGATGACGGGCTCAAAAAAGTCAACCAAGCCGCCAACACAGTGGGTTCTGGCGTCACGATGATCCGACAGCAAGCAGGCAGCCTAGGCACTACTGCCCGCGCGTTCCTGGTTGGGGCAAGCACAGCCTGGAAAGTCTTCACCAAGAGTAAGTAA
- a CDS encoding LmeA family phospholipid-binding protein, producing MLVRLRPLYCCLLLVIGGLLGSLSLHAQSFSSLLSPLVQVWVRSQVERVEDLQVQVTGPDQDVVNGQIQKVQISGRNVRYQGIAARSVALSGSDIRLDTTGVFTGAGLRLLKPVRTNLTLGLSEDNLNEYLSSSAFQEQIRSLEVQLPAQFGGDGANRVRLGLQSPHARLQQDRLELSALIQSRPESPPTPIKIATGVEVASARQLKLVNPGLVLDSGERAPIEALNGLIIPLGEDLEIRRATLLPGQLSLEGSFLLQPTPIAIR from the coding sequence ATGCTTGTGCGCCTTCGCCCGCTGTATTGCTGTCTTCTACTCGTCATCGGCGGGCTGTTAGGGAGTCTGTCGCTCCACGCCCAAAGTTTCTCTAGCCTGTTGAGCCCACTCGTCCAAGTGTGGGTCCGCTCCCAGGTAGAGCGGGTGGAGGACCTACAGGTGCAGGTGACCGGGCCGGACCAGGATGTGGTCAATGGCCAGATTCAGAAGGTCCAAATCTCGGGGCGCAACGTGCGCTATCAGGGTATTGCTGCTCGCTCTGTCGCCCTGAGCGGCTCTGATATCCGACTTGACACCACAGGGGTATTCACAGGAGCAGGACTGCGCTTGCTCAAGCCGGTACGTACCAATCTCACCCTGGGGCTCTCGGAGGATAACCTGAACGAATATCTAAGTTCCTCTGCTTTTCAGGAGCAGATCCGCAGCCTAGAGGTACAGTTACCGGCCCAATTTGGCGGAGATGGGGCAAATCGGGTCCGTCTGGGACTACAAAGCCCTCACGCCCGTCTCCAGCAGGACCGCCTAGAACTGTCTGCGCTCATCCAGAGCCGCCCCGAGAGCCCGCCTACGCCCATAAAAATTGCTACAGGAGTCGAGGTCGCTTCGGCTCGCCAACTCAAACTGGTCAATCCCGGCTTGGTCCTCGACAGTGGTGAGCGTGCCCCAATTGAAGCCCTCAACGGGCTCATCATTCCTCTGGGAGAAGATCTGGAGATCCGGCGGGCAACCTTGCTACCGGGTCAGCTCAGTCTGGAAGGAAGTTTTTTGCTCCAGCCGACTCCGATTGCTATCCGGTGA
- a CDS encoding Uma2 family endonuclease produces MLQYDPRACLPSSEELPDSDETPVDNELQKKLSGLLEDILTQYWAKRTDWFFGADMGVYFAPKEPPLVPDGFLSLGVDRFGGHEDGRLSYVLWEENGIVPTVVFEFVSQSYRGEYDTKMDAYANLGVLYYAIYAPRRQRKRSPLEVYRLENGQYIRLLGPEPYRLPEIGLGVGRGRGTFRGRTREWLYWYDHQGQRLLHSEEQAQQALAQAQQEAQARREAEARAASLAQNLEALQARLKALGLDP; encoded by the coding sequence ATGCTTCAATACGATCCTCGCGCCTGTCTTCCTTCTTCAGAAGAACTCCCCGACTCCGACGAAACCCCCGTGGATAACGAGCTTCAGAAAAAGTTGTCCGGTTTGCTTGAAGATATCCTTACGCAATATTGGGCCAAGCGCACGGATTGGTTTTTCGGGGCAGACATGGGCGTTTATTTCGCCCCCAAAGAACCACCCCTCGTCCCCGACGGCTTCTTGAGCCTTGGCGTAGACCGTTTTGGCGGGCATGAGGACGGCAGACTCAGCTATGTACTTTGGGAAGAAAATGGTATTGTCCCCACGGTGGTCTTCGAGTTTGTCTCCCAGAGCTATCGCGGGGAATATGACACCAAAATGGATGCCTATGCCAACCTTGGGGTGCTCTACTACGCCATCTATGCCCCACGTCGTCAGCGCAAACGCTCGCCTTTGGAAGTTTATCGCCTCGAAAACGGTCAATATATAAGACTGTTAGGGCCAGAACCCTACAGGCTACCGGAAATTGGTCTTGGGGTCGGGCGGGGGCGCGGTACATTTCGGGGACGGACCCGCGAATGGTTGTATTGGTATGACCATCAGGGCCAACGGCTGCTCCATTCCGAGGAGCAGGCCCAACAGGCATTAGCACAGGCTCAACAAGAAGCTCAGGCGCGACGGGAGGCTGAAGCCAGAGCGGCGTCCTTGGCCCAAAATCTAGAAGCACTACAAGCACGATTGAAGGCATTGGGCCTTGACCCATAG
- a CDS encoding ABC transporter ATP-binding protein, giving the protein MRQRLRRIAELLWESGPTFCVALLLLTVLAGVLPAVQLWVGKLIIDTVVQAVAGNTSEALTQRALSLVAVELGLLVFSAGAQTAGSLVQEIYGERLTFGINERILLKADALDLAFFEDPQFYDALQRAQREAGYRPLSLLVQSLSIVQALLGGISLAVLLTRMGAFIVPVLLIASVPLLISTIRFARTGYLLVRARTPEARQMSYIKNLLGTDQAAKEVKLFDLGPYLIQTFQELFQTVYRETRALALKKGLARVLGSMASSTAYAGLYGYLVWLALRRLLTIGDLTLYAGAVLQLNNQLQQILQNGASLYRDYLFIDDLFTYLDLKPNLKPPHEPQPLPTVLIEGIRFEQVSFRYPGSQRNVLEGVSFTLKPGQTVALVGENGSGKTTLVKLLARLYEPTGGRILLEGRDLAEYDPRAVRSLIGVVFQDFVRYHATARDNIGYGRIPELEDRERIAEAAQRSGAQGLIDGLERGYDTMLGKWFREGQDLSGGQWQKIALARAYMRDAPILVLDEPTSALDARAEHEVFSRFRDLRQGRIALLISHRFSTVITADHIVVLEEGKVLEQGTHRDLLALEGRYAELFTLQAQGYRE; this is encoded by the coding sequence ATGCGCCAACGCCTGCGACGAATTGCCGAACTTTTGTGGGAGAGTGGACCCACTTTTTGTGTAGCGCTACTGCTATTGACGGTCCTAGCGGGGGTACTCCCGGCGGTTCAGCTCTGGGTGGGCAAGCTCATCATCGATACGGTGGTGCAGGCGGTGGCAGGCAACACGTCAGAAGCTCTGACCCAACGGGCGTTGAGCCTCGTCGCCGTAGAACTGGGGTTGCTAGTATTTTCGGCGGGAGCCCAGACTGCGGGCTCGTTGGTCCAGGAAATCTATGGAGAGCGGCTGACCTTCGGCATCAACGAGCGCATTCTGCTGAAGGCAGATGCTCTGGACCTCGCCTTTTTTGAGGACCCGCAATTTTATGACGCCCTACAGCGGGCGCAGCGCGAAGCGGGCTATCGTCCCCTCAGTCTGTTGGTCCAGAGTCTGTCTATCGTTCAGGCGTTGTTGGGCGGAATTTCCCTTGCGGTCCTGCTGACCCGGATGGGAGCCTTTATAGTGCCGGTGCTGCTTATAGCCTCAGTGCCCCTGTTGATTTCGACCATCCGCTTTGCCCGCACCGGCTACCTACTCGTCCGCGCCCGCACCCCCGAAGCCCGCCAGATGAGCTATATCAAAAACTTGTTGGGCACCGACCAAGCGGCTAAAGAAGTCAAGCTCTTTGACCTCGGCCCCTATCTTATCCAGACGTTCCAGGAACTCTTTCAGACGGTCTACCGCGAGACGCGCGCCCTAGCCCTTAAAAAAGGGCTTGCTCGGGTGTTGGGCAGTATGGCGAGTTCGACCGCCTATGCTGGACTTTACGGCTATTTGGTTTGGCTTGCACTGAGGCGGCTCCTTACCATTGGTGACCTCACGCTCTACGCCGGAGCGGTTCTGCAACTCAACAATCAGCTCCAGCAAATTTTACAGAACGGGGCGAGCCTCTACCGGGACTATCTTTTTATCGATGACCTCTTCACGTACCTCGACCTCAAGCCCAACCTCAAGCCACCCCACGAACCGCAGCCCCTACCCACCGTCCTCATAGAAGGCATCCGCTTCGAGCAGGTCAGCTTCCGCTATCCGGGCTCCCAACGCAACGTCCTGGAGGGGGTGAGCTTTACCCTCAAGCCGGGGCAGACCGTGGCGCTCGTCGGAGAGAATGGCTCGGGCAAGACGACCTTGGTGAAATTGCTCGCTCGTCTCTACGAACCTACTGGGGGGCGAATCCTTTTGGAGGGTCGGGACTTGGCAGAATATGATCCCCGTGCAGTCCGTTCGCTGATTGGGGTGGTCTTCCAGGACTTTGTGCGCTATCATGCGACCGCCCGCGACAACATCGGCTATGGACGCATTCCAGAACTAGAGGACCGCGAGCGCATTGCTGAGGCAGCCCAACGCAGTGGTGCCCAAGGTCTGATTGACGGGCTGGAACGCGGCTATGACACTATGCTGGGCAAGTGGTTCCGCGAAGGGCAAGACCTCTCTGGGGGGCAGTGGCAGAAGATTGCCCTTGCCCGTGCCTATATGCGCGACGCCCCCATTTTAGTCCTCGATGAACCGACCTCAGCCCTTGATGCGCGCGCTGAACATGAAGTCTTTAGCCGTTTTCGCGACCTGCGCCAGGGACGGATCGCCCTGTTGATCTCCCACCGCTTCTCCACGGTCATCACCGCCGACCACATCGTCGTGCTCGAAGAAGGAAAGGTTTTGGAACAGGGCACCCACCGCGACCTGCTAGCTCTAGAGGGGCGTTACGCGGAATTATTCACACTCCAAGCTCAAGGCTATCGGGAATAA
- a CDS encoding Gfo/Idh/MocA family protein, producing the protein MAGRLRVIVVGCGLMGLWHTHAARQAGAEVVGFVDSEPGRAQKLAGHKELTFPNLETALQKRPAEVVHICTPLHSHVSLVELALKAGCHVLAEKPLAPTLTETTALITLAQTRGLKLNPVHQFAFQRGFQQMLTERKRLGSLVRLHFSTGTAGGDGRDRPGRRAVLLEILPHPVALFCQLLGQEPALLEVHCFTDNDLALGGQCNETLLSAHLSLRSRPTHNTLTVAGTLATAHLDLYHGYALFEEAPISQTSKLLRPLKLGAGHFFQATGNLLLRAAASEPAYPGLNELVRRFYLAVQHNTPAPVPDQEILAAAQWLEQVRLAG; encoded by the coding sequence ATGGCGGGTCGTCTGCGGGTCATCGTGGTTGGGTGTGGGCTGATGGGCCTCTGGCACACCCACGCCGCACGTCAGGCTGGCGCTGAGGTCGTAGGTTTTGTCGATAGTGAACCGGGGCGGGCACAAAAACTTGCGGGGCACAAAGAACTCACTTTCCCCAACCTGGAAACAGCCCTACAGAAGCGTCCTGCTGAAGTCGTTCATATCTGCACCCCACTCCATAGTCATGTCTCATTGGTAGAACTAGCCCTCAAAGCAGGGTGCCATGTCCTCGCGGAGAAACCCCTCGCCCCGACCTTGACCGAGACTACCGCGCTCATCACCCTGGCCCAAACACGGGGGCTGAAGCTCAATCCTGTGCATCAATTCGCATTCCAGCGTGGATTTCAGCAGATGCTCACCGAGAGAAAACGTCTGGGATCTCTGGTGCGGCTCCATTTCAGTACGGGGACTGCCGGGGGGGACGGGCGGGACCGGCCAGGACGTAGAGCAGTTCTGCTCGAAATTTTACCCCATCCCGTGGCCCTCTTCTGTCAGTTACTCGGTCAGGAGCCTGCACTCTTGGAGGTCCACTGCTTCACCGACAACGATCTAGCCTTGGGCGGGCAGTGCAACGAGACCTTGCTCAGCGCCCACCTCAGTCTGCGCTCACGCCCTACCCACAACACACTCACGGTAGCGGGAACCCTGGCTACCGCCCATCTCGACCTCTACCATGGCTACGCTCTATTTGAGGAAGCCCCCATTTCTCAGACGTCAAAGCTCCTACGGCCTCTGAAGCTTGGCGCGGGACACTTTTTTCAGGCGACCGGCAATCTCCTACTCCGGGCAGCCGCCTCCGAACCCGCCTATCCCGGCCTCAACGAACTCGTCCGTCGCTTTTACCTAGCGGTGCAACACAATACCCCGGCTCCGGTCCCCGACCAAGAGATTCTAGCTGCTGCCCAATGGCTGGAGCAGGTGCGTTTAGCAGGATGA
- a CDS encoding M56 family metallopeptidase, whose product MHVMLTVLVLALCWGLRRSVVSTGWVRRWPIALLLFLWPPCLLLTTALSTLWMCPDHFTLVHWDDGAMHLLSLLFLGSLTMVCLRLAAEGYAFIRQIARYPLIDVAGRSVRVIDTPEPFVAQVGFWRPQLVVSSGLMVTLPQDHLKAVLCHEEAHYYYRDTFWFFWLGCLRRATDWLPNTKLLWEELLALRELRADQWTAQRVDPLLLAESLVLVVQPNAVNLGVCSASIADGPHRLTERIDALLRPTQPLVPLAVWFWLGLLLGMFPLLAVPLHLGCLD is encoded by the coding sequence ATGCACGTAATGCTGACGGTTTTGGTCCTGGCACTGTGCTGGGGACTGCGTCGTAGTGTGGTTTCTACTGGTTGGGTGCGGCGTTGGCCGATAGCCCTGCTTCTTTTTCTATGGCCGCCCTGTCTGTTGTTGACGACAGCACTATCTACGCTCTGGATGTGCCCCGACCACTTCACGCTGGTGCACTGGGATGATGGTGCGATGCATCTGCTGTCGCTACTCTTTCTGGGGAGTTTGACCATGGTTTGCCTCCGGCTGGCAGCGGAGGGCTACGCTTTTATTCGGCAGATAGCGCGCTATCCCTTAATAGATGTAGCGGGCCGCTCCGTGCGGGTCATCGATACCCCGGAGCCTTTTGTCGCGCAGGTGGGTTTTTGGCGTCCGCAGTTGGTGGTAAGTAGCGGGCTCATGGTCACCCTGCCGCAAGACCATCTGAAGGCCGTTCTGTGTCATGAAGAAGCGCATTACTACTATCGGGACACGTTTTGGTTTTTCTGGTTGGGCTGTCTCAGGCGAGCGACTGACTGGCTCCCCAATACGAAGTTGCTCTGGGAGGAACTGTTGGCCCTGCGTGAATTGCGGGCGGACCAATGGACCGCGCAACGGGTGGACCCACTGCTCTTGGCTGAATCCCTGGTCTTGGTCGTGCAGCCCAACGCGGTGAATCTGGGGGTTTGTAGTGCCTCTATCGCCGATGGTCCCCACCGCTTGACGGAGCGGATCGACGCGCTCTTACGGCCCACCCAACCCCTGGTCCCGTTGGCGGTTTGGTTCTGGTTGGGTCTATTGTTGGGGATGTTCCCGCTGCTGGCAGTCCCATTACATTTGGGTTGTCTGGATTAG
- a CDS encoding BlaI/MecI/CopY family transcriptional regulator: protein MSRLPDHQPARLSLGPLEKEILEVLWLLQEATAREIHEYVLKDPDRELSYSSVTTILGRLAQKGWVGCDEAGRAFRWRALVSCEGARALEAHNRLQSFLSVGTPEVMAALADCLDEASLEQLQAITARIQQARAERCAEEPPCT, encoded by the coding sequence ATGTCTCGCCTACCGGACCACCAACCCGCCCGCCTCTCGCTTGGCCCTCTGGAGAAGGAGATCCTGGAGGTGCTCTGGCTATTGCAGGAGGCTACTGCCCGAGAAATCCACGAGTATGTGCTGAAGGACCCGGACCGGGAATTGAGCTATTCCTCCGTGACGACGATTTTGGGACGGTTGGCTCAAAAAGGCTGGGTGGGCTGTGATGAAGCAGGGCGGGCATTTCGTTGGCGGGCGTTGGTCTCCTGTGAAGGCGCGCGCGCGCTGGAGGCCCATAACCGTCTACAGTCGTTTCTCTCGGTGGGTACCCCCGAAGTGATGGCGGCGCTGGCAGATTGTCTGGATGAAGCGAGCTTGGAGCAATTGCAGGCCATTACCGCCCGGATTCAACAGGCGCGGGCGGAGCGCTGTGCAGAGGAGCCGCCATGCACGTAA
- the hscB gene encoding Fe-S protein assembly co-chaperone HscB: MTDYFATLGLPRRLELELATLNQHYRQLSWDNHPDLRPRIEQAAAMAQTAQINEAYRTLKDPFRRAQHLLELEGIPLEQKPPQALLVEVFELQELLEDPDTLETQLQAQQAYWQRRTEQLTVDLDSAFSQWDQDGKAALLVLKDILVQRTYLFSLLEKIDAALQAKRAGQ; encoded by the coding sequence ATGACCGACTACTTTGCGACTTTAGGCTTGCCCCGCCGCCTAGAACTGGAACTCGCCACCCTGAACCAGCACTACCGTCAGTTGAGTTGGGATAACCATCCCGACTTGCGCCCCCGCATCGAGCAAGCAGCAGCTATGGCTCAGACCGCCCAGATCAACGAAGCCTACCGGACGCTCAAGGACCCCTTCCGCCGCGCCCAACACCTTTTGGAACTTGAAGGAATCCCCCTGGAGCAAAAGCCACCCCAAGCGCTGTTGGTGGAAGTCTTTGAACTACAGGAACTGCTTGAAGACCCCGACACGCTTGAGACACAACTACAGGCACAACAGGCTTACTGGCAGCGGCGCACCGAGCAGTTGACCGTAGATCTCGACAGCGCCTTTAGTCAGTGGGACCAGGATGGAAAAGCCGCGCTCCTTGTGCTCAAAGATATTCTTGTCCAACGTACATATCTGTTCTCCCTGCTGGAGAAAATCGACGCCGCGCTACAGGCTAAGCGTGCGGGTCAATGA
- a CDS encoding YtxH domain-containing protein — protein sequence MAGRNSSQAFWGGLFLGAALGTVCGILFAPRSGRETRRLLRNALDGLPNATEGRVDTFQVQANRILAQARGRVDETMSRLQEAIEAGKQASSEYRKHPESTNGQGPTTVSRE from the coding sequence ATGGCAGGGCGAAACAGTTCACAGGCTTTCTGGGGCGGGCTCTTCTTGGGAGCAGCGCTTGGGACCGTGTGTGGTATTTTGTTTGCCCCGCGCAGTGGTCGCGAGACCCGACGCCTGCTACGCAATGCTCTGGACGGTTTACCCAATGCTACAGAGGGACGGGTGGACACCTTCCAGGTCCAGGCCAACCGTATCCTCGCTCAGGCGCGGGGGCGGGTGGACGAGACGATGAGCCGTCTGCAAGAAGCCATTGAGGCAGGTAAACAGGCATCTTCTGAGTACCGCAAACACCCCGAGTCCACCAACGGCCAAGGCCCTACAACGGTGAGCCGTGAGTAA
- a CDS encoding alpha/beta fold hydrolase: protein MYLRTCPSTASTFPVSHFWTWRGYPIHYVESGLAHQGTPLLLIHGCGASTEHWRKNIAVLAASHPVYAIDLLGFGRSAKPELVYSGDLWRDQLRDFCAYVVKAPVIVVGNSLGGYASLVLAADCPEWTAGVALLNSAGFFAEDRPVGTWRTWFADQGRRMCAHHWVNWWLFQCFRRPSMIRKVLLKVYRDPSAVTEQLIESIYRPSCDPGAAKVFRALLKAPQRFVDELLTQLSRPLLLLWGEWDPCLTLQEARKFLRCYPKAQLKTIPAGHCPQDEQPEMVNRYLLEWSLEVERVNLPSHTP from the coding sequence ATGTACTTGCGTACCTGTCCATCCACAGCTTCAACGTTTCCTGTTTCTCACTTCTGGACCTGGCGCGGCTACCCTATCCACTATGTTGAATCCGGTCTGGCGCATCAGGGCACCCCGCTGTTGTTAATCCATGGTTGCGGCGCATCAACGGAGCACTGGCGTAAGAATATTGCGGTACTGGCCGCCTCCCACCCAGTCTACGCTATCGATCTGTTGGGCTTTGGGCGCTCGGCTAAGCCAGAACTGGTCTATTCCGGGGACCTGTGGCGCGACCAGTTGCGGGACTTTTGTGCGTATGTGGTAAAGGCTCCGGTGATTGTGGTTGGCAATTCCCTGGGGGGTTATGCCTCCTTGGTGTTGGCGGCGGACTGCCCAGAATGGACGGCGGGGGTTGCGCTCTTGAACAGCGCAGGCTTTTTTGCTGAGGACCGACCGGTGGGGACATGGCGCACTTGGTTTGCGGACCAGGGTAGACGCATGTGCGCCCACCATTGGGTGAATTGGTGGTTGTTCCAGTGCTTCCGCCGTCCTTCGATGATCCGTAAGGTCTTGCTCAAGGTTTATCGAGACCCGAGTGCGGTGACCGAGCAGCTGATCGAGAGTATTTATCGGCCTTCCTGTGATCCTGGCGCAGCCAAGGTTTTTCGGGCATTGCTAAAAGCGCCGCAGCGTTTTGTAGACGAACTGCTGACGCAACTGAGCCGCCCTTTGCTCTTGCTGTGGGGGGAGTGGGACCCGTGCCTCACTTTGCAAGAAGCTCGGAAGTTTCTGCGCTGCTATCCCAAGGCGCAACTCAAGACCATCCCGGCGGGGCACTGCCCTCAGGATGAACAGCCGGAAATGGTCAATCGCTATCTGCTGGAGTGGTCTTTGGAGGTGGAGCGGGTAAACTTGCCGTCGCATACTCCCTGA
- a CDS encoding DHH family phosphoesterase has protein sequence MQVHETRSANGFTKASPEQLRETLARHRQQRHLILLQDFPDPDALSAAWAWRLICQPFEITVDVVHAGVLSHQENVTLVKLTNLPLLRWQKVQGQLANYQGVVLLDNQGTTCQGWPAVQEAKIPLIAVVDHHQLQEPLVAEFSDIRPDQGATATMLTQYLQGGGFLQLSAGNPEHIKVATALMHGIRSETLNLLAASEEDFLAAAALSRFYDNKLLQTILQSSRSRKVMEVIQRALANREVRNNFSVSGVGYLAYGDRDAIPQAADFLLTEENVHTVLVFGIITGEDEREILTGSLRTNKLTLDPDEFLKTTLGCDAQGRYFGGGRQRAGGFEIPIGFLTGAIEDSEYSLRKWQVYDLQIKQKLAKVIDPHA, from the coding sequence ATGCAGGTACATGAGACTAGAAGCGCGAACGGCTTCACCAAAGCTTCTCCTGAACAGTTGCGCGAGACGCTGGCACGCCACCGCCAGCAGCGGCACCTGATTTTGCTTCAGGACTTCCCCGACCCCGACGCACTTTCTGCTGCCTGGGCATGGCGGCTTATCTGTCAGCCCTTCGAGATCACCGTCGATGTTGTCCATGCTGGGGTTCTCAGTCATCAGGAAAATGTGACGCTAGTCAAGCTCACCAACCTGCCCCTCCTGCGCTGGCAGAAGGTCCAGGGTCAACTCGCCAACTACCAAGGAGTGGTTCTGCTCGACAACCAGGGCACTACCTGCCAGGGTTGGCCTGCGGTTCAGGAGGCCAAAATTCCCTTGATCGCCGTCGTGGACCACCATCAGCTTCAAGAGCCCCTCGTTGCGGAGTTTTCGGATATTCGCCCGGACCAAGGCGCGACTGCCACCATGCTGACGCAATACCTCCAAGGGGGAGGCTTTCTGCAACTGAGTGCGGGGAATCCTGAACATATCAAAGTAGCGACCGCCCTGATGCACGGCATTCGCTCTGAGACGCTCAATCTATTGGCTGCTAGCGAAGAGGACTTCCTAGCTGCCGCCGCCTTGAGTCGTTTTTACGACAACAAGCTGCTCCAGACAATCCTCCAAAGCTCCCGCTCGCGCAAGGTGATGGAAGTCATCCAACGGGCGCTCGCCAACCGAGAGGTACGCAACAACTTCTCTGTGTCCGGGGTCGGATATCTGGCCTACGGAGACCGCGACGCCATTCCCCAAGCGGCTGATTTCCTGCTTACTGAAGAGAATGTTCACACCGTGCTGGTCTTTGGCATTATCACAGGCGAGGACGAACGTGAAATCTTGACGGGCTCACTGCGCACCAACAAGCTCACGCTCGACCCCGATGAATTCCTGAAGACGACCTTGGGGTGTGACGCTCAGGGCCGCTATTTTGGGGGCGGAAGACAGCGGGCGGGGGGCTTTGAGATCCCCATCGGCTTCTTGACTGGAGCCATAGAAGACAGTGAGTATAGCCTGCGCAAGTGGCAGGTCTACGACTTACAGATCAAGCAAAAGCTCGCTAAGGTCATTGACCCGCACGCTTAG